One Archangium violaceum genomic window, TATCTGCCGTATGGCCAGCCCATCCCGCCGGAGGAGGCCATCGACGCGCCTCCCCAGCCGTATGACGAGGCCGTTCACGGTCCCGCCCATCCCAACACCCAGCCCCAGGTCAACGAAGTCAGCCGCAACCGGGCCCGCCTGCCGGAGCGCGCCCGCAAGCCGCGCCCGGACGGGCAGATCCCCGACATCTTCCCGGGCTCGGGAGACCGCGGGTTCTGGATCTGGAGCGGCCAGGGCGTCTTCGCCGCCAACGATGTCCAGACGGACCTGGTCATCCCCGACAACGCCATCGGCACCACCATCTACGCGCCCACGCACATGCCCGCCGGCAACGCCTGCGTGGAGACGGTGACGGCGCACTGGCGCTACAGCGGCATGGCCACCACCGCGCACGCGCATGGCTTCTGGGACCACTGCGGCCTGGACGGCGCCACGGGCTGGCAGAACTTCGAGGACATGGACGCGGCGTGGAAGAGCAAATACGCGCGCGTCTACGACGGCGAGGAGCGCTACTTCACCGAGGCCTACAAGGACGGCAACGGCTGCTGGCACGGGCTGATGTACAACTTCAACCTCGGAATCTGGGAGGAGAAGGTGTCTCCCGCCATCTGCGGCTCGTCCACCTTCGCCACCGGCTGGACCATGTGGGAGTCGCATCACCTGATGGACCAGGCCCAGGTGTGCCCCACCTTCCCGCGCATCCGCGCCTCGGGCCTCCAGCTGATGACGAGCTCCTTCGCATGGGTGACGTTGGACGCGAGCAACACCAGCGACCTCGGGCCCTACGGCCTGTGCTGGACCAACGGCGCCTACAACTTCCAGGTGAACGTGGCCAACTCCGACTGGACGGCCCTCACGCCGTGACATGAAGCGGGGACCGCGGGCTCGCGGTCCCCTGCCCTCACCGGCGCTCCAGCTGCTCGAGCTCCCCCAACTGGCGCTGATAGCCGCTCTGGAGCTGCACCACCTTGCCGATGTTGGTGGCGAAGAGGAACACCGACAGCAGGGCGATGATCACGAACATCAACGTCCGCAGCCAGCGCATCGCCGTGTCCGCGTGCTCCCGCGACAACCCGGTGAGCACGGGCTCCAGGTCCCCCGTGCGCTCCCCTGTGGCGACGCGCTGGAGCGACTCCCCATCGAACACGTCGAGCCACTCCACCACGTCCGTCAGGGTGGCACCGGTGCGGAGGCGATGGAGCGCCAGGTTGGCGCGAGCACGGAGCCGCGCGCTCCCCGTGGCCTCGAGCGCCATCTGAAGGCTCCGGCCCACCTCCAGCCCCGCCCCGAGCGTCGCGCCCAGCACGAGGCTGAAGCGGCTGGCCTGGAGCTCCCGGTGGACGCGGCCCAGCAGGGGAACGCGCATGCGGAAGTCCGACCAGAGGGGCGCGATGCCCGGAGCCGCCAGCACCAGCGGCGCCAGGAACGCCGCCAACCCGGCCGAGCCCACCTGCAGCACCTTGCGAATGAAATGGGACAGGAACATCCCGAGGATGTCGTTCACGCGCCCGGAGGCACTGAGGCTGCCCGCGGTATCCAGCAGGGCGCCCCCGAAAACGAACGCGACGAGCAGGTAGGCCGGATAGGCGCAGAGTGAGACGGCGCGCCAACGCATGCGCTGCGCTTCCTCCATCTGCTCGACGATGCGCTCCAGGGCCGACTCGAGCGTTCCCGCCGCCTCCGCCGCGCCCAGCAACTCCACCGTCTGGGATTCGAACCAGCGCGGATGCCGCCGCATCGCATCGGCCAGGCTGGAGCCCGCCGCCACGGCCTCGCCCACCTGGGCCACGGCGCGACGGAAGGGATCTCTCGCCGCGCCACGTGACAGCTCCGAGAAGGCGATGGGCAGGCCGATCCCCGCGCGGATCATCCGGTGCAGCCCCTGGAAGAAGGTGAGCCGCGGCCGGTGCCGCACCATCGCCACGAGCGGATGCCGTGCCCACGCCCGGGCCAGCCACTCGCGCTCCTCGTGGGCCGGGGCGGCGCGCAGTGCCGAACGCACGCCATCGCGGACCGGAGCCCTGGCCTGGGAACCGACACTGGGGGACGGAGACGCCGTCCGGGGAGACCGTGGCTCGTTCATGGGAGTGCCTTCTCGCGCTGAAGTCCCATCAGGTTAGACCACCCGGTGAGCATCCAGTAGGGTCACCCCATGGCGGTGAATGTCGTGGCGTGGACGGATCCGGTCCGTCGCTCCGAGCCGGCACGGCTGCGCTCCTGGTACCTCGCGTGTCCCTCCGAAGCCCTCCGGCCCGGACAGGTGCGGGGCTGGAGCCTCGGAGGGCGGGAGCTCGTGCTCTTCCGCGGCCAGAGTGGCCGCGTCCAGGCGCTCTCGGCCCATTGCGCCCACATGGGGGCCCACCTCGCGCACGGCACCGTCATCGGCGAGCACCTGCGCTGCCCCCTGCACCACTGGCGGTTCGACGGCAGTGGCATCTGCCGCGCGGCGCCAGGACACTCGAATCCCACCGGCAGGCCCGGACAGCGGGCGTTCCCCGTGGTGGAGCGCTACGGCGCCATCCTCGTGTTCAACGGGCCCGTGAGCCTCTTCCCCCCACCCGAGGTGGGCGAGCCCGGCCTGCTGTGGCGCACCGGACCGCCGGTGACCGTGCGGTGCTCGTGGCTCCCGCTCGCGGCGAACTCCTTCGACATCGAGCACCTGCGCACCGTGCACCACCGCGAGCTCTGGGATGCCCCCGTCGTGGAGCGCCCGGATCCTTTCACGCTCCGGCTGCGCTACACCTCGCGCGTCATCGGCACCGGAGCCAGCGACCGGTTGATGAAGGCGCTGTCGGGCAATCGCATCGGCGTGACCATCACCCTCCACGGAGGCACGCTCCTGTCCGTGGAGAGCGACCTCGGCCGCACCCGGAGCGCCCTGCTCGCCGGCTTCCGCCCCGCCCCCGACGGCGTGTCGGTGTTGATGTCGTTCGCCGCGCGCCCGGGCCGCGTCCCGGGACTGGAGCGCCTGCGCCTCGCCGTGTCGCGGTGGCTCTTCACCTCGTTCCTGCGCAGGGACCTGTCCGTGCTCGAGGGGATGCGCTTCAACCCCGCCGCCGCCGCGGCCGATCCCGTGCTGCGCCACCTGCTCGACTTCGCCGCCCAGCTCCCGGAGGACTCCGATGCCGAGCACGGGTGAGGACGTCCCCATTCCGGCCACGCTCAACACCGTGCTCCTCGCCACCGCCCTGCTCACCTGCGCCGGGTGTCTCTGGCTCGCCTCGCACGCGGAGTCGCTCACCGTGCGGCTGCTGTCCGCGGGTGCGTTCTCCTATGTGAACAACACCGTCTTCTCGCTGCTCCACGAGGCGACCCACGGCGTACTCCATACGTCCCGGCGCGCCAATGACTGGCTCGGACGGCTCGCGGCGGCCTTCTTTCCCACGTCGTACACGCTGCAGCGCACCTTCCACCTCACCCACCACCGCAACAACCGCACCGAGCTGGAGCAGTTCGACTACCTGCGCCCCGGGGACAACCGCTTCCTCAAGCACGCGCAGTGGTACTCCATCCTCACCGGGCTCTACTGGGCCTTCGTCCCGCTGGGCTGCATCGCCTTCGCGCTCTTCCCCGGGCTGCTGCGACGGCTCCGCGGCACCGGCACCCGCTATGGCGAGCAGACCGGGGCCGAGGCCTACCTCGGACGGCTCGAGGACGCGCCGGGCTCCACCATCCGGCTCGAAGCGCTGCTCACGCTGGCCGTGCAGGTGGGGCTGGTGCTCGGGCTGGACCTCACCGCATCCGGATGGGCGCTGTGCTACGCGGCGTTCGCGATCAACTGGAGCTCGCTCCAATACGCGGACCATGCCTGGTCTCCGCTGGACGTGCGCGATGGGGCGTGGGACCTGCGTGTGGCCGCTCCCGTGCGCTGGCTGTTCCTCAACTACCACTACCACCGCGCCCACCACCGGCACCCCCGCGTGCCCTGGCTCTACCTGGGCCGCTACGTGGACCCGGAGGTGCCCCGGCCCTCGTTCCTGCGCATCTGGCTGTCCATGTGGCGCGGCCCCCGGCCCCTCCCGAGCCCCGTGGAGGAGCGATGAGCGCGAGGACTCCCCTCTGCGGCTGGCCCCGCCGTGACGAGCTTCTCCTCACGGGCTCGATGGCGTTCGGCTTCGCGCTCTTCTTCCTCGTCGTCTACGGCGGCGCGAGCGCGGTGACCGGCTTCTACACCTGGGGCGTGCGCGTGGACCTGCCCTTCGAGCGCCACATCCCCTTCGTGCCCGCCTGGGCCGCCGTCTACGTGAGCATGGACCTGCTGCTCCTGCTCTCGCTGCTCGTCTTCCGGACGTGGCGCGAGATGGCGCCCTTCGTGCTCGCGCTCTGCCTGGAGACCGTGCTGGGCGCCGCGTGCTTCCTGCTCCTCCCCGTCGAGGTGGCCTGGCCTCCCCGCGAGGTCTCCGGAGGATGGGCCAGCGTCTTCTTCCTCGCCGACACGATGAACCTCGAGCGCAACTACCTGCCCTCGCTGCACGTGGCCTTCGCGTGTACCGCCGCCCTGGCCTATGGCGAGCGTGGAGGCTGGCTCGCGCGGAGTCTGTTCGGCCTCTGGGCCATGGCCATCACCGCGTCCACCCTGCTCATCCACGAGCACCACCTGGCCGATGTGCTCGCGGGTGCGATCCTCGCGTGGGGCACGTGGCGCGTCGTGGCGTCTCGTGCCTCCCGCGCGGACTTCCTCGAGGCCATCCGGGTCGAGGCCCTCTGCGCTCGGGAGCTGTACCTCTTCTCCCGCCGCCACCTGCGCTACCTGCTGATCGCCCTGGGCCTCTACCGCTACTCTCTGCCCCGGTGGCGCGCCACGCGCGTGGCCCGAGCCGGGTTCTGCTTCCTCCAGCTCGTGGATGACGTGCTGGACGGAGATCGCCCCATCGACGGAGAGCCGCTCGACCAGGTGGACGCCCTCCTCGGCCAGATGGAGACCGGCCGCTGGAGCGACGAGGGCTCGGCCTCCACGCTGGGCCGGGTGTTCCTCACCGGGCTCGGGGACGACGGTGCGCGAGCCGAGGCGTTGCAGCTCGTGCGCACCATGCGGAAGGACCGCGAGCGCGTGCGGGAGCGCCGGGAGCTCGAGGCCGAGGCGCTCCGCTCGCACCACCGGGACACCTTCCGGTTGTCCGTGGGACTGATGCTGCACGTGGCCGGAGTCGAGGTCCGTGCGTCGGACTCGCCCGCCCTGCTCGATGCGTTCGGCTGGTGCTCCACGATGCGCGACCTGCGCGAGGACCTGGACAAGGGCCTGCTCAACGTGCCGGCCGAGGTATGCCGGGCAGTGCGCGCGGAAGGCGTGGACCCGCTTCGCTACGAGGACCTGGTGGGCTCGGTGGCGGGACGGGCCTGGATGCTGGCCGAGTACGGCCGCGCGCGGGCCCTGCTCGAGCAGGCCGCGGTGGAGCTGTCCGCGCTCGAGGGCCGCTCCGGGGTGGGCCTGCTGCGGCTGTTCCACCGCTCCATCAGGGGCTTCTGGGCGAAGCGGCTGCCTCGGAAGATGCCCTTCCTTCGCGAGTCCTCCGAGGTCAGCTCGTGGCCTTCCGGCGCGCCGACAGGCGGCCGATGACGAGGCCGATGACGAGCATCCCCACCGTCCCGATGCCACCGAAGGTCACCGCCGCGATCTTCACCTTGTCGAGCACTGGGTTGTCGAACACGTTGGTCGAGTAGTGGAAGGCGGCGATGAGCCACTGGTCTCCCTCCTTGACCAGGGTGCAGGTCCATCGGCCGTTGACGACGATGTCCGTGCCGTCGGTGAGCAGGTAGTGATCGGTCGAGGAGCCCTGGGCGATGCCCGTGTTCCCGTACAGGCGGGTCAGCTCATCCACCTCGAACCTCGCGGTGATTTTCTGCACCACGCGGTCCGGGCCGTTCATCATCTGGTCGTAGTAGGCCCGGATGGAGTCCTTGCCCACGCGCACGTCGTTGTTCATCGTGGTGAAGACCACGTTCGGGTGCACGTGAGAGAGCAACCGGTCGAGGTCCCGCGCGTTGAGCGCCTGCTCCATGTCGTTCTTGATGGTGCGCAGCGCCTGGTGGGTGGCCTCGACATCGGCCGTGTTCCCACCGGCCGCCTGTGCCCGAAGTGCCGCCGGCGAGAACAGCACCAGACACGCCATCACACAGCCGACAATCCGATTCATGGGGCCTCCCGAAAGGGCGCCCATCCTAGTGGAGTGTCCACGTGTTGCGCATGCGCCCTCTCCCTCTGGGAGAGGGGACATCCACGGAGCCCCGAGAATCAGGCGATGGTCGGGGTGACTCCTCCGTCGACGCGCAGGGCCGCTCCGTTCGTGGCGGAAGACAGGGGGCTCGCCACATAGGCCACGAGGTTGGCGATCTCCTCCGGCTCGATCATCCGCTGGAGCAGCGAGGTGGGGCGCTCCTCGCGGAAGAACTCCGCCTCGATCTCGGCCGCTGGCGCATTCGGGTTGCTGGCGACGCTCTTCAGGAAGTCGACGATGCCCTCCGAGCGGGTCGTGCCCGGCAGGACGGAATTGACCGTGACCCGCGTGCCCTTCGTCAACTCGGCCAGGCCACGTGAGATCGTCAGCTGGGCGGTCTTGGTCATCGCGTAGTGGATCATGTCCGGAGGCACCTTGAGCGCCGAGTCACTGGAGACGAAGATGATCCGCCCCCAGTTGCGCTCGAGCATCCCCTGAATGTACTGGCGCGCCAGACGCGCACCGCTGAGGACGTTCACCTCGAAGAGCTTCCGCCAGTCCTCGTCGGTGATGTCGGAGAAGGCCTTGGACTCGTAGATGCCGAGGTTGTTGACCAGGATGTCGATGCCAGGGGCCGCTTCCAGGAGGGCCTTCGCGCCCTCGGCGGTGGCCGGATCGGCCAGCACGCCACGGACCTTTCCGCCGCCCGAGGCGCTGAGCCGAGCAACCGCCTCGTCCAGTTTGGCCCGGTTGCGGCCACAGATGATCACGTCCGCGCCTTCGGCGGCCAACCGCCGGGCGATCTCCAGGCCAATGCCCGCGGTCGAGCCGGTGACGAGAGCCGTCTTTCCCTTCAGCTGCAGGTCCATCGAGATTCTCCTTCTGGGTGACTTGAATCCCTTGGGTACACACGCATCTTTCCTGGGGGAACAGCTCGAGAGGTCGTAACACCTTGTCCTCCAATGACAAGGTGACCTCATGAGCGATCAGCGAGCCTGGGTGATGAAGGTCTTCCTGCAGGTGGCGAAGACCGGCAGTTTCAGCGGCGCGGGCCGCGTGGTCGGCATGACGCCGTCCTCGACCGCCAAGCTGATCAGCCGCATCGAAGGCCGGCTCGGCGTGCGGCTGATCGAGCGTTCCACCCGGCGGCTGAGACTCACCGCCGAAGGCGAGCTCTACCGCGAACGCGCGGAGGGCGCCGGAGGACGTGGGCCCCACCGAGCTCGGCCAGAAGCCCTACCACTCCGTCGCCGAGGTGCCCGGCCCCGTCGACATCGTCGAGGTCTTCCGCAAACCGGAGGACATCGGCCCGCACGTGGATGACCTGCTCGCCAAGAAGCCCAGGGCCGTCTGGTTCCAGCTCGGCATCCGCAACGACGCCGCCGCCGAGCAACTCGCTCGCGCTGGCATCCAGGTGGTCCAGGACCGATGCATGAAGCTCGAGCGCGGCCGGCTCTCCGAGTCACGCGCCTCTCCGTAGTCCACCCGACTTGTCCGCTCGCATACGCGCCCGTCCTCCAGCGACGACGGACCCGTTGCCGTTCGGGCAGTGGGCCCTACACTGACGCTCCACCGCTGGAGGAATGGATGCCTCGCGTCGCCGCCGCCCCTCGCCCGTCTCCACGCAAGAAGACGCCCCGGGAGTCCTCCACGTCCGCCTCCGGTCCCCGGACGTTGGCCATCGACATCGGAGGCTCGGGACTCAAGGTGCTCGTCCTCGGGCCGGATGGAGCGCCGCTCTCCGAGCGCCAGCGCGTGGCCACGCCCAAGCCCGCCACCCCCCAGGCGGTGATGCGTGCGCTGATGAAGCTCATCAAACCGCTCGGCGATTTCGAGCGGGTGTCCGTGGGCTTCCCGGGCGTAGTGGAGGAAGGCGTGACGAAGACGGCCCAAAACCTCCACAAGAGCTGGGAGGACTTCGATCTCGCCCAGGCGCTGTCCAAGGCGACCGGCCGCCCCACCCGCGTGCTCAACGACGCCGGCGTGCAGGGGTTCGGCGTCATCGAGGGGCGCGGGGTGGAGATGGTCCTCACCCTGGGCACCGGCATGGGCTGCGCGCTGTATGTCGATGGCAAGTACGTGCCCAACCTGGAGCTCGCCCACCACCCGTTCCGGCATGGGAAGACCTATGAGGAGTACGTGGGCGATGCCGCGCTGAAGCGGGTCGGCAGGAAGAAGTGGAACAAGCACGTGCAGCGCGTGCTGGAGCAGGTCCAACCCATCTTCAACCCACGGAAGATCTACCTGGGCGGCGGAAACTCCAGGCTCGTCGACTTCCCGCTCCCCAAGAACGTGGAGCTCACCGAGAACATCGCCGGGCTCCTGGGCGGCAGCGCCCTCTGGAAGGACGAACCGGTTCCCCGCTGAGCTCAGCTTCCGCCAACACGGCAGAGCCCACGTGCCCGCACGAGTGTGTCCTCGACCGCGCGGATCCACGAGGAGGGGAAACGAGAGGGCTCGCACATCCACGCGGCGAGGCTCGGAACGGCCTGCGTGAGTCCCCCGCACTCGTCCGCCACGGCCGCCGCCAGCAGCTCGCCCGTGCGCCGCAGCCGCTGGCTCCACTCCGGCCCCACACGCTCATCGAAATCCACCGAGAGCATGCTCATCGTCTCGTCATCGAGGAATTGGCGCCGCTCCCCGGCCATGCGCTCCGCCATTCGCGAGAGCACACCGTAGCGCTCCTGGAGCGCGGGCTTCGCGCGGACGAGCTCCTGGTGGAGCACCCGCAGGTGTCGCTCGAGCAGGAGACGCGGCATGCCACGGGCGGCCAACAGCCGGCCCAGCCAGGAGATATGTTTCCATACCGCGTCGTCGGACTCGTCTCCGAGCATCACCAGCCACGCGCTGTCGCTCCAGGAGAAGGGACGACCGTGCTCGCCATAGCGCCACGTGTAATAGGAGGACGCTTCCCACGAGGCCTCGGCGGCGCGGATGGCGGCCCTCAGCTCGTCGACATCCGTGGTGATGGGCTGGCTCCCGGCATCACGGTTGAGCCAGTAGACGGGAGGGAGCGCGCTCGGAGGGTGGAGCGTGTCGAGCAGACCCTCGACCTGGGAGAAAGCCTCGGATACCGCGCGGACGAGCCCGTCTTCCTGGGCGGCCTCGAGGGAAACGCCCTCGAGCAGACGCGTGAGCTCGAGCCAGGGGGAGGTGTCTGGAAGGGGGAAGAGGGCCAGTCGCAACGCGTAGTGGTAGCCGAGCAGTGACAGGGGCTCCCGGTGGAGCGCGGAACGCATCCGCTCCCCGAGCGCGATGGCACGAATGAGCACAGGGCGCTGGTGTATTTCCCGAGGCGACTCGTGGACGAGGCCAGGCTCGAGGAGCGGATGAAGCGGCGGGTCCTCCGCGCGGGCCGCGACCAGGGCGGGATGCGACGCGGCGGCGAGTGCCCACATCAAATCCCGATTCAGGAGGGCGAGTGCTTGATGCAGGGCTCGCTGGCTCTCGGGAAGAAGGGTCCGCGACACGAGGGCCTGGAAGCAGGGAAGAACCTCGAGCCGGGCCTGGTGAGCAAGGGTCTCGTCGCGCAGGCGTTCAGCGAGCATCATCTCTTCCCCCGTGGCGCGTCCTCGCGCGCGGAGGCGAATCCTATACGCCGCGTGTGCACACCTTCACGCGGCGTTGGCTCCGAACCGCGCTCCTCTGCCTTCCAGCCATCACATTGGGAATGGAGGATCTACAGGCAAAGCTCCGCCTTCCTGCTCGCCCTCCCTCCAGCCCCTGGCGCTCCAGGCGTCCAGCCCCCCGATGCCCGTCGCGATGCACACGATGAACGACACAAGCACTCACGAATGGAGCGACGCCATGGACAAGAAGGAATTCCTCGAGCGGCCCATGGGCATCCCCCTGGATCCGGCGAAGCAGAAGGACCCAGAGGAACATGGTGACCGGGTCCCCGCCGAGGGCCGGTCCGAGCGACTCAACGATGTGACCGGACAGAACGGGGGTCAGCGCTCCGAGGTGGGCGAGCCATGGAACAGCAGCAGCCTCGAGAAGGGCCTGTCCGAGGAGTACGACAAGCACGGCGGCCGGGGTGAGCGCGGTGCGCCGGGCGCTCGGGGTGAGCCAACGGACGAGTGATTCCCGGCCCCCCAGCAGGCGAGGGAAGAGGCGATCCCGGGCAGGCCCGCCCTCCCGTGGTCGTGCCTCGCCGTGACCGTTATCCCAAAGGGTCTGGATGAACGTCTCGCCCTCGCTCGATAGACAGCCTCTCGTCACGGTCACCCCCGACGGGCTCCATTGTCCGGCGGGGGGTTTCCACATCGACCCCTGGCGGCCCGTGGACCGCGCCCTCATCACCCACGCCCACGGCGACCATGCCCGATGGGGCAGCCAGCGCTACCTCGGCGCGAGCCCCGGTCTGGGCCTGCTGCGCAAACGTCTGGGCGCGGACGCGAACATCTCCACGCTGGGTTATGGCGAGCGCCTGTCCCTCGGCGAGGTGACGGTCAGCTTCCACCCTGCGGGCCACGTGCTGGGCAGCGCCCAAATCCGCATCGAGCACCGGGGCGAGGTGTGGGTCGTGTCCGGCGACTACAAGCGCGACCCGGATCCGACGTGCGCGCCCTTCGAGCCCATCCGCTGCGACACCTTCATCACCGAGGCCACCTTCGCGCTCCCCATCTACCGCTGGGACGACACGCGGCTCGTCGCCGAGGAGGTTCTGCGCTGGTGGGACGGCAACCGCGAGGCGGGCCGGGCCTCGGTGCTCTTCTGCTACGCGCTGGGCAAGGCGCAGCGGTTGCTCGCGGAGCTCGCCCGGCTCACGGACCGCGAGGTGCTGGTGCACGGCGCCACACACGCGCTCGTGGAGTGCTACCGCGAGGCCGGCGTCCGCATGCTCCCCACCCGCCCCGTGTCCGAGATGGAGAAGGGCACCTCCTACGCCGGAGCGCTCGTGCTGGCCCCGCCCAGCGCCGCCGGCTCCACGTGGATGCGCCGCTTCGGCGAGCACGAGACGGGCTTCGCCTCGGGGTGGATGCGCGTGCGCGGCAACCGCCGCCGCCGGGGTCATGACCGCGGCTTCGTCCTCTCCGACCACGCGGACTGGCCGGGCCTCCTACGCACCGCGAAGGAGACGGGTGCCTCGCGCGTCCTCGTCACCCACGGCTCCAGCGACACGCTCGCGCGCTACCTGCGCGAGCACCAGGGCATCGACGCGGCGCCACTCGCCACCCCCTTCGAGGGCGAGACGGAGGACTGACCCGTGCGACGACTCGCCGACCTCTACGACGCGCTCGACTCCACCACCTCCACCAACGCCAAGGTGGAGGCGATGGTGGCGTACTTCCGCGACACGCCTCCCGAGGACGCCGCGTGGGGACTGTTCTTCCTCACCGGCCGCCGCCTCAAGCGGCTCGTGGCCCCCAAGGCCCTCCGCCAGTGGATCCGCGAGCTGACCGACACCCCCGAGTGGCTCTTCGACGAGGCGTATGCCGTCGTGGGTGACCTCGCCGAGGTCATCGCGCTGCTGCTCGACCAGAACGAGCGCCCTCGCGAGCCCGAGGAGCTGCCCCTGTCCCGTTGGTTGGAGGAGCGTCTGCTGCCCCTGGCCGGGCTCTCCCTCCCCGAGCAGCGCGAGCGCATCACCGGCTGGTGGCACGTGCTCCCCCGCCGCGAGCTGTTCCTCTTCAACAAGATGCTCACCGGCGAGCTGCGCGTCGGCGTCTCCGACACGCTCGTGGTCCGCGCGCTCGCGCAGCACGCGGGGTTGCCTCCGGCCTCCGTGTCCCACCGCCTCATGGGCACCTGGGCCCCCTCGCGCGCCTTCTTCGAGCAGCTCGTCGCCCCGGACGTCTCCGATGGCGACCGCTCGCGCCCTTATCCGTTCTACCTGGCCAGCCCCCTGGAGCAGCCCGTGGAACAGCTCGGCGAGCGCGAGGGCTGGCTCGTCGAGTGGAAGTGGGATGGCATCCGCGGTCAGCTCATCCGCCGTCAGGGCGGCGTCTTCCTGTGGAGCCGCGGCGAGGAGCTCATCACCGAGCGCTTCCCGGAGATCTCCGAGGCCGCCGCCTCCCTTCCCGATGGCACCGTGCTCGATGGTGAGGTGCTCGCCTATGAGAATGGGCAGCCGCTGCCCTTCAGCCGCCTCCAGCGCCGCATCGGGCGACAGAAGCT contains:
- a CDS encoding SgcJ/EcaC family oxidoreductase, which translates into the protein MNRIVGCVMACLVLFSPAALRAQAAGGNTADVEATHQALRTIKNDMEQALNARDLDRLLSHVHPNVVFTTMNNDVRVGKDSIRAYYDQMMNGPDRVVQKITARFEVDELTRLYGNTGIAQGSSTDHYLLTDGTDIVVNGRWTCTLVKEGDQWLIAAFHYSTNVFDNPVLDKVKIAAVTFGGIGTVGMLVIGLVIGRLSARRKATS
- a CDS encoding fatty acid desaturase; protein product: MPSTGEDVPIPATLNTVLLATALLTCAGCLWLASHAESLTVRLLSAGAFSYVNNTVFSLLHEATHGVLHTSRRANDWLGRLAAAFFPTSYTLQRTFHLTHHRNNRTELEQFDYLRPGDNRFLKHAQWYSILTGLYWAFVPLGCIAFALFPGLLRRLRGTGTRYGEQTGAEAYLGRLEDAPGSTIRLEALLTLAVQVGLVLGLDLTASGWALCYAAFAINWSSLQYADHAWSPLDVRDGAWDLRVAAPVRWLFLNYHYHRAHHRHPRVPWLYLGRYVDPEVPRPSFLRIWLSMWRGPRPLPSPVEER
- a CDS encoding type II secretion system F family protein; translation: MNEPRSPRTASPSPSVGSQARAPVRDGVRSALRAAPAHEEREWLARAWARHPLVAMVRHRPRLTFFQGLHRMIRAGIGLPIAFSELSRGAARDPFRRAVAQVGEAVAAGSSLADAMRRHPRWFESQTVELLGAAEAAGTLESALERIVEQMEEAQRMRWRAVSLCAYPAYLLVAFVFGGALLDTAGSLSASGRVNDILGMFLSHFIRKVLQVGSAGLAAFLAPLVLAAPGIAPLWSDFRMRVPLLGRVHRELQASRFSLVLGATLGAGLEVGRSLQMALEATGSARLRARANLALHRLRTGATLTDVVEWLDVFDGESLQRVATGERTGDLEPVLTGLSREHADTAMRWLRTLMFVIIALLSVFLFATNIGKVVQLQSGYQRQLGELEQLERR
- a CDS encoding phosphatase PAP2 family protein, with protein sequence MSARTPLCGWPRRDELLLTGSMAFGFALFFLVVYGGASAVTGFYTWGVRVDLPFERHIPFVPAWAAVYVSMDLLLLLSLLVFRTWREMAPFVLALCLETVLGAACFLLLPVEVAWPPREVSGGWASVFFLADTMNLERNYLPSLHVAFACTAALAYGERGGWLARSLFGLWAMAITASTLLIHEHHLADVLAGAILAWGTWRVVASRASRADFLEAIRVEALCARELYLFSRRHLRYLLIALGLYRYSLPRWRATRVARAGFCFLQLVDDVLDGDRPIDGEPLDQVDALLGQMETGRWSDEGSASTLGRVFLTGLGDDGARAEALQLVRTMRKDRERVRERRELEAEALRSHHRDTFRLSVGLMLHVAGVEVRASDSPALLDAFGWCSTMRDLREDLDKGLLNVPAEVCRAVRAEGVDPLRYEDLVGSVAGRAWMLAEYGRARALLEQAAVELSALEGRSGVGLLRLFHRSIRGFWAKRLPRKMPFLRESSEVSSWPSGAPTGGR
- a CDS encoding Rieske 2Fe-2S domain-containing protein; its protein translation is MAVNVVAWTDPVRRSEPARLRSWYLACPSEALRPGQVRGWSLGGRELVLFRGQSGRVQALSAHCAHMGAHLAHGTVIGEHLRCPLHHWRFDGSGICRAAPGHSNPTGRPGQRAFPVVERYGAILVFNGPVSLFPPPEVGEPGLLWRTGPPVTVRCSWLPLAANSFDIEHLRTVHHRELWDAPVVERPDPFTLRLRYTSRVIGTGASDRLMKALSGNRIGVTITLHGGTLLSVESDLGRTRSALLAGFRPAPDGVSVLMSFAARPGRVPGLERLRLAVSRWLFTSFLRRDLSVLEGMRFNPAAAAADPVLRHLLDFAAQLPEDSDAEHG
- a CDS encoding SDR family NAD(P)-dependent oxidoreductase, giving the protein MDLQLKGKTALVTGSTAGIGLEIARRLAAEGADVIICGRNRAKLDEAVARLSASGGGKVRGVLADPATAEGAKALLEAAPGIDILVNNLGIYESKAFSDITDEDWRKLFEVNVLSGARLARQYIQGMLERNWGRIIFVSSDSALKVPPDMIHYAMTKTAQLTISRGLAELTKGTRVTVNSVLPGTTRSEGIVDFLKSVASNPNAPAAEIEAEFFREERPTSLLQRMIEPEEIANLVAYVASPLSSATNGAALRVDGGVTPTIA
- a CDS encoding helix-turn-helix domain-containing protein, with amino-acid sequence MKVFLQVAKTGSFSGAGRVVGMTPSSTAKLISRIEGRLGVRLIERSTRRLRLTAEGELYRERAEGAGGRGPHRARPEALPLRRRGARPRRHRRGLPQTGGHRPARG
- a CDS encoding ligase-associated DNA damage response exonuclease, producing MNVSPSLDRQPLVTVTPDGLHCPAGGFHIDPWRPVDRALITHAHGDHARWGSQRYLGASPGLGLLRKRLGADANISTLGYGERLSLGEVTVSFHPAGHVLGSAQIRIEHRGEVWVVSGDYKRDPDPTCAPFEPIRCDTFITEATFALPIYRWDDTRLVAEEVLRWWDGNREAGRASVLFCYALGKAQRLLAELARLTDREVLVHGATHALVECYREAGVRMLPTRPVSEMEKGTSYAGALVLAPPSAAGSTWMRRFGEHETGFASGWMRVRGNRRRRGHDRGFVLSDHADWPGLLRTAKETGASRVLVTHGSSDTLARYLREHQGIDAAPLATPFEGETED
- a CDS encoding ROK family protein; translated protein: MPRVAAAPRPSPRKKTPRESSTSASGPRTLAIDIGGSGLKVLVLGPDGAPLSERQRVATPKPATPQAVMRALMKLIKPLGDFERVSVGFPGVVEEGVTKTAQNLHKSWEDFDLAQALSKATGRPTRVLNDAGVQGFGVIEGRGVEMVLTLGTGMGCALYVDGKYVPNLELAHHPFRHGKTYEEYVGDAALKRVGRKKWNKHVQRVLEQVQPIFNPRKIYLGGGNSRLVDFPLPKNVELTENIAGLLGGSALWKDEPVPR